Proteins from a single region of Acidianus ambivalens:
- a CDS encoding glycosyltransferase, giving the protein MRFDIEIYLITSTLVSAFTFIYITSTLLFSLIKKSKSSLPLEVSENVTAVIPVYKEDVKLFRKVIQSVKREKISFIVVGDGVTEPYKSIVESEGGIFISIKKGGKRKAIKEGIKLVNTPYVLLLDSDTILPQGGIKRLISRLQGKVVAVSPEIRLVRGKSRLAYYSSEVVHFLRRLSYKALSIFGSVLTLNGQCILAKTEIIKPFILSKEYDEVRLFRFSTILGDDRQLTNYVYKLGFKAEIVDDVIVKTKAPDSISAFFKQLIRWYRANNFFMIKEFFDGSIFKKGTFYSFSLVYWNTLPILIIISNLTFIEITLRHILSHPKLLDRIIEDPIHAFYFIVVRRIENFMHSFYVDPSFIYRHVDPFYFEIFMLHNVFAELSSLVSSIMLLIVFAHFRKNIKGFIMGLAAFPLMFFAEIIAMFTIWKKKWEGRQ; this is encoded by the coding sequence ATGAGATTCGATATCGAAATTTATTTAATTACTTCTACACTCGTTTCAGCATTTACCTTTATTTACATTACTTCTACACTCTTGTTTTCTTTGATAAAAAAAAGTAAAAGTTCTCTCCCTCTGGAAGTTTCCGAGAATGTTACAGCAGTTATTCCAGTCTACAAGGAGGATGTTAAACTATTTAGAAAGGTTATACAATCCGTGAAAAGGGAGAAAATCTCATTCATAGTTGTAGGAGATGGAGTCACTGAACCTTACAAATCTATAGTTGAGAGTGAAGGCGGAATATTTATAAGTATAAAGAAGGGAGGTAAAAGGAAGGCAATAAAAGAAGGAATTAAACTTGTGAATACTCCGTACGTGCTACTCTTGGACAGCGATACGATTTTACCTCAAGGAGGAATTAAAAGACTAATTTCCAGACTTCAAGGTAAAGTTGTTGCAGTCTCTCCAGAAATTAGATTAGTTAGAGGAAAGAGTAGGTTAGCTTACTATTCCTCCGAAGTTGTCCACTTTTTGAGGAGGTTAAGTTATAAAGCCTTATCAATTTTTGGAAGCGTTTTGACACTTAATGGGCAATGCATATTAGCAAAAACCGAGATAATTAAACCTTTTATCTTATCTAAGGAATATGACGAAGTGAGATTATTTCGCTTTTCCACAATTCTTGGAGACGATAGGCAACTAACTAACTACGTGTATAAACTGGGTTTTAAAGCTGAAATAGTTGATGACGTAATAGTAAAAACTAAGGCTCCTGACAGTATCTCAGCTTTCTTTAAGCAATTAATAAGGTGGTATAGGGCTAACAATTTCTTTATGATTAAGGAATTTTTTGACGGCTCCATCTTCAAAAAAGGTACTTTTTACAGTTTTAGTCTAGTATACTGGAATACTTTGCCTATCCTTATTATTATTTCCAACTTAACTTTCATTGAAATTACGCTTAGACATATACTATCTCATCCGAAATTGCTAGACAGAATCATAGAAGATCCAATACACGCATTCTACTTTATCGTGGTAAGGAGAATAGAAAATTTTATGCACTCGTTTTATGTTGATCCTTCATTTATATATAGGCACGTTGACCCATTCTATTTTGAAATATTTATGTTACATAACGTATTTGCTGAACTGTCCTCCCTTGTCAGTAGTATAATGCTCCTAATAGTTTTTGCTCACTTTAGGAAAAACATCAAGGGATTTATCATGGGTTTAGCAGCTTTTCCACTAATGTTCTTTGCTGAAATAATAGCGATGTTTACTATATGGAAGAAAAAGTGGGAAGGTAGGCAATAA
- a CDS encoding HEPN domain-containing protein — protein MENARTRGQYLSVGLTKEDAEVCLNTAKEILELMRKIWGNKWCSD, from the coding sequence TTGGAAAACGCTAGAACTAGAGGACAGTACTTATCTGTGGGATTAACTAAGGAGGACGCAGAAGTTTGTTTAAATACTGCAAAGGAAATACTAGAATTAATGAGAAAAATTTGGGGCAATAAGTGGTGTTCGGACTAG
- a CDS encoding HEPN domain-containing protein, whose translation MHELPFCRRSLEYLKAAEDSLSEGLYDGVLSQISAELSIKATISFLGFPETHELRKLLSLLSSLAMKSKISQKEGEEN comes from the coding sequence ATGCACGAATTGCCTTTCTGTAGGAGGTCGTTGGAGTATTTAAAGGCCGCAGAAGATTCGCTGAGCGAAGGTCTTTATGACGGCGTTTTATCTCAAATATCTGCAGAACTTTCAATAAAAGCAACAATTTCTTTCCTAGGCTTTCCTGAAACTCACGAATTAAGGAAATTACTTTCTCTCCTATCTTCTCTAGCTATGAAATCCAAGATTTCACAAAAAGAAGGAGAGGAGAATTAA